A window of the Flavobacterium sangjuense genome harbors these coding sequences:
- a CDS encoding glyceraldehyde-3-phosphate dehydrogenase has translation MDSNKLYEKELSFQADRRKAGVELIKIISDLWYDKSIELVLFRNQLIDRNVSDIINFHEYAGEFVQKPINIFDSVEIARSILNLDLPPSRIDIGKLTYEYHLEDNKYDDSRAFVIDKLRNAKDFKNLKPKDVVLYGFGRIGRLLAREMMSKMGKGQQLRLRAIVTRDRNDASSLEKRASLLRYDSVHGDFQGSVEADAENNALIINGTTVHVITANGPEEIDYTKYGIEDALVIDNTGAFTTEEQLKRHLTSKGVEKVLLTAPGKGVPNIVYGVNHNDHNPDKVDIFSAASCTTNAITPVLKVVEDALGVVKGHIETIHAYTNDQNLVDNMHKKYRRGRAAALNMVITETGAGTAVAKALPSLAGKLTSNAIRVPVPNGSLVVMNLEVGKQTTFEEVNSIMKKYALEGELVEQIRYSLNNELVSSDIVGTAQPSIYDSNATIVSGDGKNIVLYVWYDNEYGYSHQVIRLAKYIAKVRRYTYY, from the coding sequence ATGGACAGTAACAAGTTATACGAGAAGGAATTATCTTTTCAGGCTGACAGACGTAAAGCAGGCGTTGAATTAATTAAAATTATCAGCGATTTGTGGTATGACAAATCAATCGAATTGGTTCTTTTTAGAAATCAGCTAATCGACAGAAATGTGAGCGACATTATCAACTTTCACGAATATGCCGGAGAGTTTGTTCAAAAACCAATCAACATTTTTGATTCTGTAGAAATTGCCCGCTCAATTCTAAATTTAGACTTGCCACCATCACGAATTGATATTGGAAAATTAACTTATGAATATCATCTTGAAGACAATAAATATGATGATAGCCGTGCTTTTGTTATTGACAAATTAAGAAATGCCAAAGATTTTAAAAACCTAAAACCAAAAGATGTTGTCTTGTATGGTTTTGGTAGAATTGGTCGTTTATTAGCTCGTGAAATGATGAGCAAAATGGGCAAAGGACAACAACTTCGTCTTCGTGCTATTGTTACTCGTGACAGAAATGACGCTTCCTCTTTAGAAAAAAGAGCTTCTTTATTGCGTTATGATTCTGTTCATGGCGATTTCCAAGGTTCGGTTGAAGCTGATGCAGAAAATAATGCATTAATCATTAACGGAACTACTGTTCATGTTATCACGGCCAATGGTCCTGAAGAAATTGATTATACAAAATACGGAATTGAAGATGCTTTAGTAATTGATAACACCGGAGCTTTCACAACCGAAGAACAATTGAAACGTCATTTAACTTCAAAAGGCGTTGAAAAAGTATTATTAACGGCGCCAGGGAAAGGTGTTCCTAATATTGTTTATGGTGTAAATCATAACGATCACAACCCGGATAAAGTAGATATTTTTTCTGCGGCTTCTTGTACAACCAATGCCATTACTCCGGTTTTAAAAGTGGTTGAAGATGCACTTGGGGTTGTAAAAGGTCATATTGAAACGATTCATGCGTATACCAATGACCAAAACTTGGTAGACAATATGCACAAAAAATACCGTCGTGGTCGTGCTGCTGCTTTGAACATGGTAATTACGGAAACCGGTGCCGGAACAGCTGTTGCCAAAGCACTTCCGAGTTTAGCCGGAAAATTAACTTCGAATGCTATTCGTGTTCCTGTTCCAAATGGTTCTTTGGTTGTTATGAATTTGGAAGTTGGTAAGCAAACTACTTTTGAAGAAGTAAATTCTATTATGAAAAAGTATGCTCTTGAAGGTGAACTTGTAGAGCAAATCAGATATTCGCTGAACAACGAATTAGTTTCTTCGGATATTGTTGGTACTGCACAACCTTCTATTTATGACAGCAATGCGACAATTGTTTCAGGCGATGGAAAAAATATTGTACTATATGTTTGGTATGATAATGAATACGGATACAGTCATCAGGTGATTCGCTTGGCAAAATATATAGCAAAAGTTAGACGCTATACTTATTATTAG
- a CDS encoding aconitate hydratase — protein MAFDIEMIKKVYGTMAERVDKARELVGRPLTLSEKILYSHLWEGNPTQAFSRGKDYVDFAPDRVACQDATAQMALLQFMHAGKKTVAVPTTVHCDHLIQAKVGATTDLAVANSQSKEVFDFLSSVSNKYGIGFWKPGSGIIHQIVLENYAFPGGMMIGTDSHTVNAGGLGMLAIGVGGADAVDVMSGMSWELKFPKLIGVKLTGKLNGWTAPKDVILKVADILTVKGGTGAIVEYFGEGATNMSCTGKGTICNMGAEIGATTSTFGYDDSMRRYLAATDRQDIVDAADKVADYLTGDAEVYANPEKYFDQVIEINLSELEPHINGPFTPDRGTPVSKMKAEAVANGWPLKIEWGLIGSCTNSSYEDMARAASIVEQAVAHGITPKAEFGINPGSEQIRYTIERDGIIATFEKMGTKVFTNACGPCIGQWDRAGADKQEKNTIVHSFNRNFSKRADGNPNTHAFVTSPEMVAALAISGDLTFNPITDFLINDNGEEVKLNPPHGDELPKRGFDVEDAGFQAPAVDGSNVQVAVSPTSDRLQLLAPFDAWDGKNITGAKLLIKAFGKCTTDHISMAGPWLRFRGHLDNISNNMLIGAVNAYNQEANKVKNQITGAYDAVPAVARAYKAAGVPSIVVGDHNYGEGSSREHAAMEPRFLGVKAVLVKSFARIHETNLKKQGMLALTFANEADYDKIQENDTINFLDLTEFAPGKPLSLEFVHADGSKDVILANHTYNDSQIGWYVAGSALNLIAAGKA, from the coding sequence ATGGCTTTTGATATTGAAATGATTAAAAAAGTTTATGGAACAATGGCAGAACGTGTAGACAAAGCGCGTGAGTTAGTTGGTCGTCCATTGACACTTTCTGAAAAGATTTTATACTCACATTTATGGGAAGGAAATCCAACACAAGCTTTTTCTCGCGGAAAGGATTATGTTGATTTTGCTCCGGATAGAGTTGCTTGTCAGGACGCAACCGCTCAAATGGCATTATTGCAATTCATGCATGCCGGAAAAAAGACAGTTGCTGTTCCAACAACAGTTCACTGTGATCACTTAATCCAGGCAAAAGTTGGTGCTACTACCGATTTAGCTGTTGCCAATTCACAATCAAAAGAAGTTTTCGATTTCCTTTCTTCAGTTTCAAATAAATACGGAATTGGTTTTTGGAAACCGGGTTCAGGAATTATCCACCAAATCGTTTTAGAAAATTATGCATTTCCTGGTGGGATGATGATTGGAACCGATTCACACACAGTAAATGCAGGTGGATTAGGAATGTTAGCTATTGGTGTTGGAGGTGCTGATGCCGTAGACGTAATGTCGGGCATGTCATGGGAATTAAAATTTCCAAAACTAATCGGAGTAAAATTGACCGGAAAATTAAACGGTTGGACTGCTCCAAAAGATGTAATCTTGAAAGTTGCTGACATTCTTACCGTAAAAGGTGGAACTGGGGCAATCGTTGAATACTTTGGTGAAGGTGCGACCAATATGTCTTGTACCGGAAAAGGAACTATCTGTAATATGGGTGCCGAAATTGGAGCAACAACTTCAACTTTTGGTTACGATGATTCAATGAGAAGGTATTTGGCCGCGACCGATAGACAAGATATTGTGGATGCTGCAGATAAAGTAGCTGATTATTTAACGGGTGATGCTGAAGTATACGCAAATCCGGAAAAGTATTTCGATCAGGTTATCGAAATCAATTTATCAGAATTAGAACCACACATCAACGGACCATTTACACCGGACAGAGGAACTCCGGTTTCAAAAATGAAAGCAGAAGCTGTAGCGAATGGTTGGCCATTAAAAATAGAATGGGGATTAATCGGTTCTTGTACCAATTCATCTTACGAAGATATGGCACGTGCCGCATCAATTGTGGAACAAGCTGTCGCTCACGGAATCACTCCAAAAGCAGAATTCGGAATTAATCCGGGTTCGGAACAAATCAGATATACCATAGAAAGAGACGGCATCATTGCTACTTTTGAGAAAATGGGAACCAAAGTTTTTACCAATGCTTGTGGTCCATGTATCGGACAATGGGATAGAGCTGGGGCTGATAAACAGGAAAAAAATACCATCGTGCATTCGTTTAACAGAAACTTCTCTAAACGCGCCGATGGAAATCCAAATACACATGCTTTTGTAACTTCGCCTGAAATGGTAGCTGCTTTGGCGATTTCGGGAGATTTGACTTTTAATCCAATTACTGATTTTTTAATAAACGATAATGGGGAAGAAGTAAAACTAAATCCACCACATGGTGATGAGTTGCCAAAAAGAGGTTTTGATGTAGAAGATGCAGGTTTTCAAGCACCGGCAGTTGATGGAAGTAATGTACAGGTTGCGGTTTCTCCGACTTCGGACAGATTACAATTGCTAGCGCCATTTGATGCCTGGGACGGGAAAAATATTACAGGAGCTAAATTACTTATAAAAGCTTTTGGAAAATGTACTACAGATCACATCTCTATGGCTGGACCATGGTTGCGTTTCCGTGGGCATTTGGATAATATTTCTAATAATATGCTGATTGGTGCAGTGAATGCTTATAACCAGGAAGCTAATAAAGTTAAAAACCAAATTACCGGTGCATACGATGCTGTTCCTGCTGTTGCAAGAGCTTACAAAGCGGCTGGTGTTCCTTCGATAGTTGTGGGTGATCATAATTATGGTGAAGGTTCTTCGAGAGAGCATGCTGCAATGGAACCAAGATTTTTGGGAGTAAAAGCAGTTTTGGTAAAATCGTTTGCACGTATTCATGAAACGAATTTGAAGAAACAAGGAATGTTAGCGTTGACATTTGCTAACGAAGCAGATTATGATAAAATTCAGGAGAACGATACTATCAATTTCTTAGACTTAACCGAATTTGCTCCGGGCAAACCGTTGTCTTTAGAATTTGTCCATGCTGATGGTTCAAAAGATGTAATTTTGGCAAACCATACATACAACGACAGCCAAATTGGTTGGTATGTGGCTGGTTCTGCTCTGAACCTTATTGCTGCGGGGAAAGCTTAA
- a CDS encoding acyltransferase family protein → MTNNNPRVFGLDLMRAMAICMVLCSHILWIYNPDDGIIRQLFALFGFLGVEFFFVLSGFLIGRILYGIYIKDDYTIKSALYFLKRRWFRTLPNYFLILIINIIITASLGYSMPKLGLYFVFLQNGFSKMSTFFPESWSLSVEEWAYLVLPISLLVFSFLFKPKNKNGFFLVIVLSLIALFIGFKIAYQINTQTTTLDEWNVSLKSVMIYRLDAIFMGVLCSWISINYQKNWSKFKFSLAFIGGLIMMFMYFGMGILRILPETFPVVWNVVYLPLASFSIAFFVPLFSQMETSIAILKRPIEFISKISYSIYLLHYSVIMQLLMLFVDKEKTSLGQLHLLTAFYLSTTIFVSYLFYRFYEKPMMNLRDKN, encoded by the coding sequence ATGACAAATAATAACCCCAGAGTTTTTGGATTAGATTTAATGCGTGCCATGGCGATTTGTATGGTTTTGTGTTCGCATATACTTTGGATTTACAATCCGGACGACGGAATAATTAGACAGCTTTTCGCGCTATTCGGATTTTTGGGTGTTGAATTTTTCTTTGTCTTAAGTGGTTTTTTGATTGGAAGAATATTATACGGCATTTACATCAAGGATGATTACACGATAAAAAGCGCTTTGTATTTCTTAAAAAGAAGATGGTTTAGAACCTTACCCAACTATTTTCTAATACTGATTATCAATATAATAATTACAGCTTCTTTAGGATATTCGATGCCTAAACTCGGATTGTATTTTGTTTTTCTCCAAAATGGTTTCTCCAAAATGTCAACTTTCTTTCCGGAATCGTGGAGTTTATCTGTTGAAGAATGGGCTTATCTAGTTTTGCCGATTTCACTTTTAGTATTCTCATTTTTATTTAAACCTAAAAATAAAAACGGTTTCTTTTTAGTAATCGTATTATCACTGATAGCGTTATTTATTGGTTTTAAAATCGCCTATCAAATCAATACACAAACTACCACGCTTGACGAATGGAATGTTTCCCTGAAATCGGTAATGATTTATAGATTAGATGCTATTTTTATGGGAGTTTTATGCAGTTGGATTAGTATTAATTATCAAAAAAACTGGAGTAAGTTCAAATTTTCATTGGCATTTATTGGCGGTTTAATTATGATGTTTATGTATTTCGGAATGGGGATTTTACGAATTCTACCCGAAACTTTTCCTGTTGTTTGGAATGTAGTCTATCTTCCGTTAGCTTCTTTTTCTATTGCATTTTTCGTCCCGCTATTTTCTCAAATGGAAACTTCAATTGCAATACTAAAACGGCCAATTGAATTTATCAGTAAGATTTCCTATTCTATTTACCTGCTTCACTATAGTGTAATTATGCAATTGCTGATGTTGTTTGTTGATAAAGAGAAAACCTCTTTAGGGCAACTTCATTTGCTAACAGCATTTTATCTCTCGACAACAATTTTTGTAAGCTATCTTTTTTACCGTTTTTATGAAAAACCGATGATGAATTTAAGGGATAAGAATTAA
- a CDS encoding acyltransferase family protein: MNDKKQLAVKRFFGLDFLRALSISLLLFSHSSWIYNSTGILGKLQDASGFLGVELFIVLSGFLIGGILYKQFLHENYSLKDAGLFVSRRLMRVLPSYYLVILIITIIYLLFGFSVSEVWKYPLLIQNFSSPLPAFFPESWSLPVKEMGYILAVILLLAISKSFTKASKQVLFLTVVVGLIAFTLLLKLYYDIYSTNLSLTKWSFDIRAVVIYRIDSVLIGVLLGYFYQNYNEIMISKRKLFFAVGILIFILLFLCIMVFKLRLTNASWFWNILCLPLLSIAICMFVPFLLSWETPSKSIGNSITFICNIAYSIYLVHYSIVLFLMKYFIDTTDFGLWQLNIFAIFYVSITVALSYLFYTYFEKPINQFRAKNLKLNDK; the protein is encoded by the coding sequence ATGAACGATAAAAAACAATTAGCTGTAAAAAGATTTTTTGGCCTCGACTTTTTACGGGCACTTTCTATAAGCTTGCTATTGTTTTCGCATTCGTCATGGATTTATAATTCTACCGGAATACTTGGCAAATTGCAGGATGCAAGCGGTTTTTTGGGTGTCGAATTGTTCATTGTCCTTAGCGGATTTTTAATTGGAGGAATACTTTACAAACAATTTCTTCATGAAAATTACAGCCTAAAAGATGCCGGTTTATTTGTCTCCAGAAGATTGATGCGTGTTTTGCCAAGTTACTATTTGGTCATTCTCATAATCACCATTATTTATTTGTTGTTTGGTTTTTCTGTTTCCGAAGTATGGAAATATCCTTTACTAATACAAAATTTTAGCTCGCCTCTTCCGGCTTTTTTCCCTGAATCCTGGAGTTTGCCCGTCAAAGAAATGGGATACATTTTAGCGGTCATTTTATTGTTAGCTATATCAAAGTCATTCACTAAAGCATCCAAGCAGGTTTTATTTTTAACGGTGGTTGTCGGGCTTATCGCCTTTACGCTGCTGCTAAAATTATATTATGATATTTATTCCACTAATTTGTCATTGACAAAATGGAGTTTTGATATTCGTGCGGTTGTGATTTATAGAATTGATTCGGTTTTAATCGGAGTACTCTTGGGTTATTTTTATCAGAACTATAATGAAATTATGATATCAAAACGAAAGCTGTTTTTTGCAGTTGGAATTTTAATTTTCATACTATTGTTTTTGTGCATCATGGTATTTAAATTAAGGTTAACCAATGCTTCCTGGTTTTGGAATATTTTATGTTTGCCATTGCTTTCCATAGCTATTTGTATGTTTGTTCCGTTTTTATTGAGTTGGGAAACACCATCAAAAAGCATTGGAAACAGCATTACTTTTATTTGTAATATCGCTTATTCCATTTATTTAGTGCATTATAGTATTGTACTTTTTCTGATGAAATATTTTATCGACACTACTGATTTCGGTTTATGGCAATTGAATATTTTTGCTATATTCTATGTGTCAATTACGGTAGCGTTGAGTTATCTTTTTTACACCTATTTCGAAAAACCGATTAACCAATTCAGAGCTAAAAATTTAAAGTTGAATGACAAATAA
- a CDS encoding AAA family ATPase has translation MSDVAAIQNLVQKRTELKKEIAKIIVGQDDVIDQILLSIFSGGHALLVGVPGLAKTLMVNTISQALGLDFKRIQFTPDLMPSDILGSEILDESRSFKFIKGPIFANIILADEINRTPPKTQAALLEAMQERSVTIAGQNYKLDLPYFVLATQNPIEQEGTYPLPEAQLDRFMFAIKLDYPSFSEEVDVVKSTTSDNKPVINPLFSAQEIIDFQHLVRRIPVADNVIEYAVTLVSKTRPNNPLSNDYIKNYLDWGAGPRASQNLILAAKANAAFNGKFSPDIEDVKAVATGILRHRIIKNYKADAEGITEEMIIDKLL, from the coding sequence ATGTCAGACGTTGCAGCCATTCAAAATTTAGTTCAGAAAAGAACGGAACTTAAAAAAGAAATTGCCAAGATAATTGTTGGTCAGGACGATGTCATTGATCAAATATTGTTGAGCATATTTTCGGGTGGACACGCGCTTTTAGTTGGTGTTCCCGGCTTGGCAAAAACCTTGATGGTGAATACGATTTCACAAGCATTAGGATTAGATTTTAAAAGAATACAGTTCACTCCCGATTTGATGCCTTCGGATATTTTGGGAAGTGAAATTTTGGACGAAAGCCGTAGTTTTAAATTCATCAAAGGACCAATATTCGCCAACATTATTTTGGCCGATGAGATTAACAGAACGCCTCCAAAAACGCAGGCTGCTTTACTGGAAGCCATGCAGGAACGTTCGGTAACCATTGCAGGTCAGAATTATAAATTAGATTTACCATACTTTGTTTTAGCAACCCAAAACCCAATTGAGCAGGAAGGAACTTATCCTTTACCTGAAGCACAATTAGACCGTTTTATGTTTGCTATCAAGTTGGATTATCCATCGTTTTCTGAAGAAGTTGATGTAGTAAAAAGTACTACATCGGATAACAAACCGGTAATTAATCCTTTGTTTTCCGCACAGGAAATCATCGATTTTCAGCACTTGGTTCGTAGAATTCCGGTAGCAGATAATGTGATTGAATATGCCGTTACTTTGGTAAGTAAAACGCGTCCGAACAATCCGTTGTCTAACGATTATATTAAAAATTATTTGGATTGGGGTGCAGGACCAAGAGCATCTCAGAATTTGATTTTGGCTGCCAAAGCCAATGCCGCTTTCAACGGAAAATTTTCACCGGATATTGAAGATGTAAAAGCGGTTGCAACCGGAATTCTGCGTCACAGAATTATCAAAAACTACAAAGCTGACGCCGAAGGAATTACCGAGGAAATGATTATTGATAAATTACTGTAA
- a CDS encoding peptidylprolyl isomerase, whose amino-acid sequence MPLKTMIMKYTNSKLTIAIIAILCSVGFANAQEIIKDSIKPKPLSTSFKKQKIDGVIATVGDYIILDSDIDKSFLELSSQGNSIKDITRCQMLGKLLEDKLYAHQAVQDSIIIRDEEIKEKLNEQVSYMVEQLGSMDKVVQYFKKSSEDEFRTELFDIIKMNKLAGEMQKKIIEGVEITPEETRNFFKAIPQNDLPVFGAEMEVAQIVVSPKITEEEKQRVVNRLKEIKAEVLAGSSFKTRAVIYSDDRGSASSGGFYKINRKTQFVKEFKDVAFSLGEGEISEPFETEFGYHIIMVEKIKGQEVELRHILMMPKVSDQALKDAKEKIITIKRKIENGEITFADAARTMSDEKETRANGGVLINPKTQDTHFELTKMDPSLYSEVSNLKDKAITAPILDDDQRTGKKYKIITVTDRIDQHTADYARDYVKIKDLALKEKQIKAIAKWTDEKIMETYIKINGEYKDCTFTNNWLKK is encoded by the coding sequence ATGCCATTAAAAACAATGATTATGAAATATACAAATAGCAAACTTACCATAGCAATTATTGCAATTCTTTGCTCAGTAGGCTTTGCCAATGCACAGGAAATTATTAAAGATTCAATAAAACCGAAACCTTTATCAACGTCTTTTAAAAAGCAAAAAATTGATGGCGTTATAGCAACAGTAGGTGATTATATTATACTTGACTCTGATATTGATAAATCTTTTTTGGAGTTGTCAAGTCAGGGGAATTCTATAAAAGATATTACACGTTGTCAAATGTTAGGCAAATTATTGGAAGATAAATTGTATGCTCATCAGGCAGTTCAGGATAGTATCATCATCAGAGATGAAGAAATCAAAGAAAAATTAAATGAGCAGGTTAGCTATATGGTTGAGCAATTGGGTTCAATGGATAAAGTCGTTCAGTATTTCAAAAAAAGTAGTGAAGACGAATTCAGAACAGAATTATTCGACATCATTAAAATGAATAAATTAGCCGGAGAAATGCAGAAGAAAATTATTGAAGGTGTTGAAATTACTCCGGAAGAAACACGCAATTTCTTCAAAGCAATCCCTCAGAATGACTTGCCTGTTTTTGGTGCCGAAATGGAAGTAGCGCAAATTGTTGTATCTCCAAAGATTACGGAAGAAGAAAAACAAAGAGTAGTCAACAGATTAAAAGAAATCAAAGCTGAAGTGTTGGCCGGTTCAAGTTTCAAGACAAGAGCTGTTATCTATTCTGACGATAGAGGTTCAGCATCGAGTGGTGGTTTTTATAAAATCAACAGAAAAACCCAATTCGTAAAAGAGTTTAAAGATGTTGCTTTTTCATTGGGAGAAGGAGAAATCTCTGAACCATTTGAAACAGAATTTGGCTATCATATCATTATGGTTGAAAAAATTAAAGGACAGGAAGTCGAATTAAGACATATCCTGATGATGCCAAAAGTTTCTGACCAGGCTTTGAAAGATGCCAAAGAAAAAATCATTACGATAAAAAGAAAAATCGAAAACGGTGAAATTACTTTTGCGGATGCCGCAAGAACAATGTCTGATGAAAAAGAGACACGCGCTAATGGCGGTGTTTTGATTAATCCTAAAACACAAGACACGCATTTTGAATTAACCAAAATGGATCCGAGTTTGTATAGCGAAGTTTCTAATTTGAAAGATAAAGCGATAACAGCACCAATTTTAGATGACGACCAAAGAACCGGAAAAAAATATAAAATCATCACTGTGACTGACAGAATTGATCAGCATACAGCGGATTATGCAAGAGATTATGTGAAAATCAAAGATTTGGCACTAAAAGAAAAACAAATCAAAGCCATTGCCAAATGGACAGATGAAAAAATTATGGAAACCTATATCAAAATAAATGGTGAGTATAAAGATTGTACGTTCACTAACAATTGGTTGAAAAAATAA